The following is a genomic window from Streptomyces chrestomyceticus JCM 4735.
CTCCGCGGTGGATTTCGAGGTGACCTCGCCCACCAGCATCACCGGCGACGGATCGTGGTACTCCAGCCTGTCACTGAAACTCCCCTTCGGAGCGATCACCAGGTCAGGGACGACCTTTCCGGTGATCGAGACCCCCGGTACGTTCAGGCCGAGCCCGGTACGCGTGCGCAGCTTTGCGTCCTTGCGGCGGCCGGCCACCTGGTCCGCGACTTCGGCCACAATTTCCTCGTGTTCGCCATTGGCGGGTGGCACCACGCGGATCTCCCCTTCGATCAGTTCCACGCGCCACCCCTCGGGAGATGCCGCGCTCAACGCTTCGAAGGCTTCCTCGACCGACGCGCAATCGGCTTCCTCACCGATCGCGTACGGACCGCGCTCTGGGGCTGCCAATGCCACGGGACCTCCTTCGTGCGGTGCCACACTGTCACTGTAAGCGACACCGAGCGGGCATTCGGGTGATTCTTCACCCGAACGAGCGTGCCCTCCCTTTCAGCTATCCCCGCCCTCGTCGATCAACCGCCGCACCTCACGGTCGATGAGGCCCAGGCGGGCCTCCGCGACCAGGGGGACGGCGCGGCGCTGGCGGCGGGCCTCGGACAGGTCGATGTCCACCGTGACCAGCGCGGTCTCCCATTTCGGGGCCTGCGCCACCACCGTGCCGCGCGGGTCCACCACCCGGGAGCCGCCCCAGAAGGCGGCGCCGTGCTCGTTGCCCACGCGGTTGACGAAGACGATCCAGCACTGGAGCATCCGTGCCGTGTAGGAGAGCAGCGTGTCCCAGTACGAGCCGGTGTCCATCGCCTCCGGGTCGAGGCTGGCGGCGCTGTTGGTGGGGACGAACAGCACCTCGGCGCCGTCCTGCACCGCGATCCAGGGCAGCACCGGCTGCCAGGCGTCGTTGCAGACCAGCGTCGCGCCGCGGCCGCCACTGGGGGACTTCGTCAGGCCGTACGCGCGGAGCGACTGGCCCGGGCTGACGTGCTTGCGCTCCTCCCAGGAGAGGTAGTTCGGGAGGTAGAGCTTGCGGTGCGCGTGCAGCAGCGTGCCGCCGGCGTAGTAGGCGGCCGTGTTGTAGGCGCGCAGAACCGTGTGCTCGTGGAAGCCCACGAGGACGTCCGGGCCGAGGGTGCTCAGGTCGCGCAGCCGCGGGTCCTGTGCTTCGACCGAGACGTCCCGGGGCAGGGCGCCCAGGTGGTATCCGTGCAGGCTCAGTTCGGGGAAGACGACGAGGTCGGCGCCCTGTTCGGCGGACTTCTCGACCTCCTCGCGCGCGGTGGCGAGGTTCGCGTCGACCTCGCCCAGCGCGCAGTCCGTCTGCGCCAGCGCCACCCGCATGCCCGCACCTCGCTCCGTCGGCCGTCACGCCCGCCGGGACGGCGTGTGGCGGGCGGTACACCCGCCTTGCGCACGGTTTGCGGCGTTACGGGCGGTACGTAGCCATGCTGACAGAGGATGCGGGCACGGGCCTGTTCGCGGCAGGCCCGCCCCCGAACCAGCGCATCAGGCGCATCAGGCGCATCAGGCGCGGAGGAACTCCTCCACCGTGGTGGCCAGCGCCACCGGCGTCTCGTGCATCGGATAGTGCCCCGACCCCTCGATCGTGACGATCTCGGCCTGCGGGTACCACCGCTGCCAGGTCTCCCGCATCAGATCGGCCGTCAGCGCGAGGTCGTACGCCCCGACGACCACCCGTACGGGGACGGCGTACCGCTTCGCCGCGTCCGCGACCGCCTCCGAGAGATCGAGCGACTGCCAGCTGGCGAGGTAGGCCGCGTGCGCCTCCTCGCGGGAGATGTCGAGCGAGTGGCGCACCATGCGGTCCAGCCAGACCGGGCTCGCCCGGTGGCCCGTGACCAGGTCGATGATGGCGCGCCGCTTGGCCGGGTCCTTCGAGGCCCCGTAGAACAGCTCGTGCGTCGCGTCGTCCATCGGGTACGCCCCGGCGGGGACCGGCGCCAGGCCGACCATCCGGTTCACCCGATGGGGCGCGTCGACCAGCACCTGCTGCATCGCCTTGCCGCCCATCGAGTGGCCCACCAGGGAGAACCGCTCCCAGCCGAGCTGGTCGGCGAGGGCCAGCACATCGCCGGCGATCTCCGGCAGGTCGAAGCGGCCCGGTACGTACTTGCGGTCGCCGTAGCCGCGGCAGTCCAGGAAGGCGTACGTGAAGGCGGTCCGGTCCAGGAAGTCCAGGACGGAACCCCAGCCGGCCGAGGTGCCGAACCAGTCGTGGAGAACGATCACCGGGTGCGGTCCTGAACCGATGGCGCGGTGCGCGATGGCCATACGGGCGACTCCCTTGTCTGCCGTCGTGTCTGCCGTGGGCGGGGGTGCTGGTGCGGGGCGTGGGGGCGGGGTGCGGGCCTGGGTCGGCGCGCGCATTCTCCCCCTAGTCAGGCGGGTCGGGTAGGGGAGGTAACCGGCCAACGTCGGTGTTGACGGCGCGCCTTGACGCGGGCGGGCGGCGGCGCGGGGCCCGGTCGGCGGGCCGTGGGGAGCACGGGTGCCGGGCCGCGTGGGGCGGAGGGTGGGAAAGTACCCGTATGCGGTGGGTGATCGGGGGAACGGGCGACGGGCGGGTGGTGGCGTGCGCCGTGGACGCGGCCGGGCGCCCGGTAGGGGTGCCGGTCCGGGCGGCGGGCGTGGCGGAGGCCGTACGCGCGTGTCCGGAGGCGGAGCGGTGGGTGTGGCGGTCGACCGCGGAGACGTACCGGAAGCTGCTCGCGGCGGGCGTCCGGGTCGAGCGGTGCTATGACGTCGAGGCGGCCGAGGCGCTGCTGATCGGGCACGAGGAGGGCCAGTCGGGCCAGCCGCGGTCGCTGGCCGCGGCGTGGGCGCGGCGGCACCGGCTGCCGGTGCCCGGCGATCCGCCGGTGCGCGGGGCGGAGACCCAGCCATCGCTGTTCGAGCCGGGCCCGGTGCCGCTGCCGCCGGGGGTGGACGAGTTCACGGCGCTGCTGGAGGTGTACGCGGGGCAACTGGAGCGTACGGAGCGGGCCGAGCACCCGGGCCGGATGCGGCTGCTGCTGGCCGCCGAGTCGGCCGGGATGCTGGTGGCGGCGGAGATGCGGCGGGCCGGGCTGCCGTGGCGGGCGGACGTGCACCGGGAGCTGCTGGACGAGCTGCTCGGCGAGCGCTACCCGGGCGGTCTGGAGCCGCGCCGTATGGCGGGGCTGGCCGAGGAGGTGTCGCGGGCGTTCGGGGAGGGCGTACGGGTGCGCCCGGATCTGCCGGGTGAGATCGTCAAGGCGTTCGCCGGTGCCGGGATCACGCTGCGGTCGACCCGTAAGTGGGAGTTGCAGGAGATCCGGCATCCGGCGGTGGCGCCGCTGCTGGAGTACAAGCGCCTGTACCGGCTGCACACGGCGCACGGCTGGGCGTGGCTGCAGCAGTGGGTGCACGAGGGCCGGTTCCGTCCGGAGTACCTGCCCGGGGGGACGGTCTCGGGCCGCTGGACGACCAACGGCGGCGGCGCGCTCCAGATCCCGAAGGTGGTCCGCAGGGCCGTGGTGGCCGATCCGGGCTGGCGGCTGGTGGTCGCGGACGCCGAGCAGATGGAGCCCCGGGTGCTGGCGGCGGTCTCCCGGGACCGGGGGCTGATGGAGGTGGCGGGCAGCGGCCGCGACCTGTACGCGGACCTGGCGGCGCGGGCCTTCGGGGGTGACCGGGCGCAGGCGAAGCTGGGGCTGCTGGGCGCCATTTACGGCCAGACGTCCGGGGACGCCCTCAAGCACATGGCGGATCTGCGGCGGCGCTACCCGGACGCGGTGGAGTACGTGGACGCGGCGGCGCGCGCGGGCGAGGAGGGCCGGCTCGTACGGACGTGGCTGGGGCGCACCTGCCCGCCGGTCTCCGTGGCGCCGCCCGACGAGGCGGGGCTGCCGCAGGAGGAAAACGTTCCGGCATACGGCAGTACGGCGAGCGCCCGGGCCCGTGGCCGGTTCACCCGTAACTTCGTGGTGCAGGGCAGCGCCGCCGACTGGGCGCTGCTGATGCTGGCCGCGCTGCGCCGGTCGCTGGCACCGCTCCGGGCGGAGCTGGTCTTCTTCCAGCACGACGAGGTGATCGTGCACGCCCCCGAGGAGGAGGCCGGGACGGTGGCGGCGGCCGTCGCGGAGGCCGCCGAGCTGGCGGGGCGCACGGCGTTCGGTGTGACGCCGGTGCGGTTCCCGTTCAGTACGGCGGTGGTGGAGTGTTACGCCGATGCGAAGTGAGGCGGCGGGGTAGACGGGACGGTGGGGAACAGAGTGTGGAGTGCAGAGAGAGGAGTGCGTGCCTGCTGTGCATGTCGATCCTGAGCTTGCGCCCGTACTGGAGCAATTGCCTCCGCTTCTCGACCCGTACGCCGACATCGAGGGCACCCGCACGGGGATGCACGCCCTCGCCCGCCACTTCCCCGCGGACCGCTACGGGGTGACGAGCGAGCGGTTCGCGGTGCCGCGGCCGGATGGTTCGCGGCTGGCCGTGGAGGTCTACCGGCCGGCGGACGTGCCGGGCCCGCTGCCCGCGGTGCTGCACTTCCACGGCGGCGGTTACACGTTCGGGCAGGCGCCGCCCGGTGAGGACCGTACGGCGATCGGGCTGGTCCGCGAGGTGCGGGCGGCGGTGGTCTCGGTGGAGTACCGCCTCGCCCCGGAGCACCCGTGCCCGGCGGCGGTCGAGGACTGCTACCTCGCCCTGGAGTGGACGGCCGGGCAGGCCGCGGCGCTCGGTGTCGACGCCGCGCGCCTCGCGGTCGGCGGGCAGTCCGCCGGGGGCGGGCTCGCCGCCGCCGTCGCGCTGATGGCGCGTGACCGGGGCGGCCCGGCCCTCGTCCACCAGTCGCTGGTCGTACCCGATCTGGACGACACGGCGGGTACGGGGCCGACGCCCGCGAACGGCGACCCGCGACTGCCGGACGGCGCGTTCATCCAGCAGGGCTGGCGGCACTACGCGCCGGAGGGGGCCGCCGCGTACCCGTACGCCGCCGCGGCCCGCGCCACCGATCTGCGCGGCCTGCCCGCCGCCTGCGTCGTCGTCTGCGGCCTCGACCCGCTGCGGGACACCGGGCTCGCCTACGCCCGCCGGCTGCGGGACGCCGGGGTACGGGTCGCGCTGCACCACGTACCGGGGGCCTGGCACGGTTTCGAGATGTTCGCCCCGGACTCCCGCCTCGCACGGGAGACGACGGCCCGCTGGACGGGCCTGCTGCGCGCCGCGCTCCACGGGGACCGCGCCCCGCTCAGCCGGACGCCGTCGCCGCCGGCCCGCGCGTGATCCGCGCCATCGCCGCGAGGCGGGTGAGCAGGTCGCCCTCGCCGTGCAGAAGCCGCTCGACGGGTGCGGCGGCGCCCGTTTCCGGCCGTACGCGGTGGCCGGAACGCCCGGCGGGCCCCCGTCCTCCGGGGCGGCGACCCCGGCGTGACCACGCCATAGACTCGGCGGACAGCCGCGTACGTACGGAAAGGGATCAGCGTTGGCCGACACCGGAGGGACTCCAGACGCCTCGGCACCGGCCGGGACCCCGGCGCCGGCGACGGCGCCCGAGACCAAGCTGGGCCCCAAGGACCGCCGCAAGCGGATCGCGGACCGGGTGCTGGCCGAGGGGCAGGTCAGCATCGAGGACCTGGTGCAGGAGCTGGGCGTCAGCCAGATGACGGTCCACCGCGACCTGGACTCCCTGGAGCACCAGGGCTGGCTGCGCAAGGTGCGCGGCGGCGCGACCGCCGCGCCCAACGCGCTGTTCGAGTCCAACGCGCGCTGGCGCGGCAACGAGCAGGTGGCGGCGAAGGAGGCGATCTGCGCGGCCGCGCTGGCCATCGCCGAGCCCGGCCAGGCCGTCATCATCGACGACTCCAGTACGGCGCTGCCGCTGGCCCGCTCGCTCGCCTCGCGCGGCGCGTACACGGTGATCACCAACTCGCTCCAGGTGATCAACGAGCTGGCCGAGGAACCCGACATCCGGGTGATCGCGCTGGGCGGCGAGTACCACGCCGCCTTCAACGCCTTCCTCGGCATGTCCACGGCCGACATCGCCCGCAGCTTCCGCGCCGATGTCGCCTTCCTGTCCACCTCCGCCGTCGACAACGGCCACTGCTACCACCAGGCCCAGGAGAACGTCCTGGTCAAGCGGGCGCTGATGGCCGCGGCGCGGCGCAAGGTGCTGCTGGTGGACCACTCCAAGTTCGGCCGCCAGGCGCTGTATTCGCTGGCGCCGCTGGCCGACTTCGACCTCGTCATCTCCGACGAGCAGCTTCCGCAGGAGGAGCGGGACGCGCTGCAATCACTGGGAGTACGGTACGAGTTGGCGACGGAGGGGGCGCATCGGGCGTGAGCGGCGGAGGGGGCGGATCGGGCGTGGGTGACGCAGGTGCACGGGACGTGAGTGGCGAACGGGTACCGGGCGGCGAGCAGCCACCTGTGGCAGCCGGTGGCTTCGAACGGGTGAACCCGCCCGAGCTGTCGCCGCCGACGGGTTTCAGCCATGCCGTACGGGCCGCGCCCGGCACCCTGGTGTTCCTGGCCGGCCAGACCGCCCTCGACGGGACGGGCCGCATCGTCGGTACCGGCGTCGTCGAGCAGTTCGAACGGGCGCTGACCAACCTGCTGGCCACGGCACGAGCCGCCGGTGCGGGCCCCGGCGACCTCGCCAAGCTGACCGTCTTCGCCGTGGACGTGGCCGACTACCGCCGCAACGCGGCCGCGATCGGCCGGGTGTGGAAGCGGCTGGTCGGCGCCGACTATCCGGCGATGGCGGTGATCGGGGCGACGCGGTTGTGGGACGAGGCGGCGTTGGTGGAGATCGAAGGGGTCGCGGTCGTCCGGTAAGGGCTGGCGGAGGTGTGAAGCCGGAGGGGGCGGCAAGCCGCCCGTACGCGTCAGGCCACCGGCTGTTCCCGGTGCAGGGCCACCAGGTCGGCCGCGTCCCGCCCGTCCAGTACGAGCCCGAAGTCCGTCTCCAGTACGGCCGGGATCTCCTCGGCCGGCACCTGCCGCACCTCGCGGGACCAGTCCGGGCGGGTCAGCGTCAGCTCCGTACCGATCAGGGTGCGCCGCAGGTCAGGGCCGGGCTGCTGGACCACCGTACGGCCGGTGAACGGCGAGCGCGGGTGGGTGGAGATGTAGTAGTTGAAGACGCCGTAGTCGGCCGGGTGGCGGGCCTCCGGGCCGAACGCGTACAGGTCGAACCAGCCGTCCGCGTGCCGCGAGCGCAGCACCCAGGTGTCGTCCTCCCCCTCCCGCACGAGGCCGAACGTCCAGCCGCCCTGCCGGACCTCGACACCGTCGCGCAGCGGGACCGGCTCCAGCAGCGCCTCCCCGCCGAAGCCCACATCGGTGATCCAGTCCGCGCCGTCCAGCCGCACCTTGAGGAGGGCGTGGGTGACCGGCCGGATCTTGGTCTCCCCCATGCGGATCCGGGCGCCCAGCCCGGAGACCTGGAAGCCGAAACGTTCCAGCGCGGCGGCGTACAGCAGGTTCTGCTCGTAGCAGTAGCCGCCGCGGCGGCGGCCGACCATCTTCTCCTGGAGGGACTTCAGGTCCAGGAGGACCGGCCGCCCCAGGATGATCTCCAGGTTCTCGAAGGCGAAGGCGGCGGCGTGCCGGGCGTGCAGCTCCCGCAGGGTGCCGGCCGTCGGCGTGCGCTCGCCCTCGTACCCGATCCGTGCGAGGTAGGCGTCGAGGTCCAGGTGGTCCCCGCTCCAGATGCTGTCGGTCATGGCCGGTTCCTGCTCCTTCTGTGCCCCGGGCCACATCCCGGGGCGGCTGCTCACCTGCGGTCGGCGGCGCGCCGCCCCTGCGACCTTACGAGACGGCCGGGGGTGGGTGGGGTGGGGGCGGACCGGGAGCGGTGGGACGTCTTCCCCCGCCGCCCTTATGACCTCCCTCAGACGATGACGCCGTCGAGGCCGTAAGCGGAAGCGATGCGCGCGTGGTCCCGCAGCGGCACGTCCCAGGCGAAGACCTCCATCCGGCGGCCGTGCGCTCCGCGCAGCCGGTGGACGGCGGCCACGTACTGCGCGTTCACCTTGGAGAGCTGGGGGTTGATCTGGTCGACGTAGCGGGTGTACGAAACGAGCGCGTCCAGCGGCGGGTTGCCCAGGAACCCGGTACGGACATTCGGCACCAGGCGGTGCACCGTCTGCATGCTGCCCGCGTTGAAACTCTGGATCACCAGCCGGCGGCGCGCGTGGCTCCGGTCGAGCCAGCCCGCGCCCGCAAGCTCCTTGACGATGCGCGCCTCGATGCCCGGGTAGAGCTGCGGGCTCTTGATCTCCAGCAGCAGCCGCAGTTCGTGGTCCTCCATCCGCCGCAGGAACTCCGCGAGCGTCGGCACCCGTTCACGTGCGAAGCGCTTGTTGAACCAGCTCCCGGCGTCCAGCCGCGCGATCTCGGCGGCCGTGAAGTCCCGTACCCGCCAGGGCGCCCGCCTGGGGAACACGCGCCGGGCGTCGGTGGTCCGCGCCAGCGTGGTGTCGTGCATCACCACCAGCTTCCCGTCGCGGGTCTGCTGAACGTCGTTCTCGACCCACTTGAAGCCCTGCCGGTCCGCCGCGTCCACGGCGGCGAGGGTGTTCTCCGGCGCCACCTGGGAAGCTCCACGGTGCGCGACGACGACCGGGCCGGAGAGCCAGGGAATGCTCACAGCGTCGGCGAGCGGAGCCGTCACCCGGCCGGCGGCTCCCGGACTGGCCTGCGCGCCGCCCGCGCAGACGGGCGTCAGGCCGGTGACCAGCAGTGCGCATCCGGTGGCCGCCGCGAGACGGAACGATCTCTGGTTCATCAGGGCCTCCCGGGCACGCCCACCGCAGACAGCAACGACAGCGACAGCCTTGCCCCGATATGCCCTTAAGCATTCAAGAATGCCGCCATGCGGGGACGCGCGCACGCTGCGGGGCGTGCGCGCTGGCGTGCGGTGGGGGCGGGCGCCCCCCGGGAGGGGTCGGACGCCCCCGGTACGGGTCGGCGCCATCCTGGGCGGCGCTGAGGGGCCGTCACTCGCCGCCGACGGTCTCCAGCCGGTACCGCTCCATGCCCGTACCACCCTCGACTCCGGCTCCGGCTCCCGCCGGCCCGTCCCCCTCCCGCCGCACCAGCCCGCCGGTCGGCGCCGCGAAGTGGCTCCCGAGCATCAGCGCGCCGCTCCGCGCCACCTCGTCGAACAGCCACCGCCGCGTCCGTACGGCTTCCTCCGGGTCGATGTCGACGCTGCTGCACAACTGAGGGTGCGCCAGTTGTACGGGGTGATGCACGCAGTCGCCGGTGATGACGGCCGACTGCCCCTGGCTGCGCAGGGCGACCGCGCTCTGGCCGGGCGTGTGGCCGGGCGTCGGGACGAGCGTGACGCCGGGCAGGATCTCGACGCCGGGCGCGGCGACGTCGACCAGGTCCAGCAGGCCGTGCTCCCGTACGGGTTCGACCGAGTCGCGGAACATCTGGCGGCGGCTCTCCTCCATCTCGACGCCGGACCAATAGGCGTACTCCGCCCGGGAGGTGAGATAGCGGGCGCGCGGGAAGGTCGGCTGCCAACTGCCGTCGGGGGCAAGGCGGGTGTTCCAGCCGACGTGGTCCGCGTGGAGGTGCGTGAGGATCACGTAGTCGATCTGCTCCGGCGGGAAACCGGCGGCGGTGAGCCGGTCGAGGTACGGCGTGTCGAGCTGATGCCAGGCGGGGTTGGCGCGCGTCTTGCCGTTGCCGATGCCCGTGTCGACCAGTACGCGCAAACCGTCGACCTCCAGCGCGAAGGTGTGCACGGCGGCGCGGAGCGTGCCGTCGGGGCGCGCGAACTCCGGTGCGAGCCAGGGCACTCCGGCCACGAGGTCCGGCGTCGCCCCGGGCAGCAGCCAGGCGCCGGTCTCGGGCGGCAGCGCCACTTCGTCGACGCGGTGCACGGTGATGTCGCCGACGTGCCAGGTGTGCGCGGGGCGGGGGGACATGGGGCCTCCGTACGGGTGGGGAGCGGAGCAGGAGAAGCCGGAACCGGGACCAGGGCCGGGACCAGAGCCAGGACCAGGGGATCGGCAGCAGGAACCTCCCGCGCCACGACCAAAAGCTAAATATTTGCCTTAACCGAGCCTAGCCCCCTAGGCTCACCAAACGCAAAGCCTTAGCTTTAAAGCCAGCCCCTCCCCTTCCCGCCACCCCTCTTCCCCACACGGAGACCCCATGCCCCCCTCCCGCCCCTCCCCCACCCTCACCCCCGAGGACATCGCCCACCTGGCCCGGCGGGCCGGCCTCCCCCTCCCCGAAGACCGCCTGACCGGCGTCGCGGCCACCGTGAACACCATCGACTCCGTCCTCAGCGCCCTGCGCGCCCTCCCCTTGGGCGACACACCACCCGCCCCCGTCTTCACCGCCGCCCCTCGCACCACCCACTCCCCCGGGAAGACCTCATGACGCACGCCCCCTCGCCCACACCCGCCCCCACCTCCCCCTTCACTCCTCTCCCCCACCACCTCTCCCTCACCGAAGCCGCCCGCCTCATCGAGGACCGCGCCCTCTCCCCGGTCGAACTCACCACCTCCGTCCTCGACCGAATCGCCGCCGTGGAGGAGAAGGCAGGCGCCTACGTGACGGTGACCGCCGAAGCGGCCCTCGACTCCGCCGCCGAGGCCGAACGGGAGATCGCCGCCGGGCGCCACCGCGGGCCGCTGCACGGCATCCCCGTGGCGCTGAAGGACCTGATCGACGTGGCCGGCGTACCGACCACGGCGAGCTCCCGGGTCCGGGACGGTCACACGCCGGACGCGGACGCCGCCGTCACGGAACGGCTCCGGGCCGCCGGCGCGGTGCTGACCGGCAAGACCCACACCCACGAGTTCGCGTACGGCCTGACCACGCCGCAGACCCGTAACGCCTGGTCACCCGAGCACGTGGCCGGGGGCTCCAGCGGCGGTTCCGCGGCCGCCGTCGCCACCGGCACGGCCACCTTCGCCCTCGGCACCGACACCGGCGGCTCGATCCGCGTACCCGCCGCCCTCAATCACGTCGTCGGCCTGAAACCGACCTACGGCCTGATCTCCCGGCACGGCGTGACCTCCCTGTCGTGGTCGCTGGACCACGTGGGCCCGATCACCCGTACGGCCGGCGACGCGGCCCTCGTCCTCCAGGCGCTCGCCGGACACGACCCGCGCGACCCGGCGTCCCTGGACCGCCCGC
Proteins encoded in this region:
- a CDS encoding glycerophosphodiester phosphodiesterase is translated as MNQRSFRLAAATGCALLVTGLTPVCAGGAQASPGAAGRVTAPLADAVSIPWLSGPVVVAHRGASQVAPENTLAAVDAADRQGFKWVENDVQQTRDGKLVVMHDTTLARTTDARRVFPRRAPWRVRDFTAAEIARLDAGSWFNKRFARERVPTLAEFLRRMEDHELRLLLEIKSPQLYPGIEARIVKELAGAGWLDRSHARRRLVIQSFNAGSMQTVHRLVPNVRTGFLGNPPLDALVSYTRYVDQINPQLSKVNAQYVAAVHRLRGAHGRRMEVFAWDVPLRDHARIASAYGLDGVIV
- a CDS encoding MBL fold metallo-hydrolase, which translates into the protein MSPRPAHTWHVGDITVHRVDEVALPPETGAWLLPGATPDLVAGVPWLAPEFARPDGTLRAAVHTFALEVDGLRVLVDTGIGNGKTRANPAWHQLDTPYLDRLTAAGFPPEQIDYVILTHLHADHVGWNTRLAPDGSWQPTFPRARYLTSRAEYAYWSGVEMEESRRQMFRDSVEPVREHGLLDLVDVAAPGVEILPGVTLVPTPGHTPGQSAVALRSQGQSAVITGDCVHHPVQLAHPQLCSSVDIDPEEAVRTRRWLFDEVARSGALMLGSHFAAPTGGLVRREGDGPAGAGAGVEGGTGMERYRLETVGGE
- a CDS encoding RidA family protein produces the protein MSGERVPGGEQPPVAAGGFERVNPPELSPPTGFSHAVRAAPGTLVFLAGQTALDGTGRIVGTGVVEQFERALTNLLATARAAGAGPGDLAKLTVFAVDVADYRRNAAAIGRVWKRLVGADYPAMAVIGATRLWDEAALVEIEGVAVVR
- a CDS encoding arylamine N-acetyltransferase family protein, with translation MTDSIWSGDHLDLDAYLARIGYEGERTPTAGTLRELHARHAAAFAFENLEIILGRPVLLDLKSLQEKMVGRRRGGYCYEQNLLYAAALERFGFQVSGLGARIRMGETKIRPVTHALLKVRLDGADWITDVGFGGEALLEPVPLRDGVEVRQGGWTFGLVREGEDDTWVLRSRHADGWFDLYAFGPEARHPADYGVFNYYISTHPRSPFTGRTVVQQPGPDLRRTLIGTELTLTRPDWSREVRQVPAEEIPAVLETDFGLVLDGRDAADLVALHREQPVA
- a CDS encoding nitrilase-related carbon-nitrogen hydrolase, whose product is MRVALAQTDCALGEVDANLATAREEVEKSAEQGADLVVFPELSLHGYHLGALPRDVSVEAQDPRLRDLSTLGPDVLVGFHEHTVLRAYNTAAYYAGGTLLHAHRKLYLPNYLSWEERKHVSPGQSLRAYGLTKSPSGGRGATLVCNDAWQPVLPWIAVQDGAEVLFVPTNSAASLDPEAMDTGSYWDTLLSYTARMLQCWIVFVNRVGNEHGAAFWGGSRVVDPRGTVVAQAPKWETALVTVDIDLSEARRQRRAVPLVAEARLGLIDREVRRLIDEGGDS
- a CDS encoding alpha/beta fold hydrolase produces the protein MAIAHRAIGSGPHPVIVLHDWFGTSAGWGSVLDFLDRTAFTYAFLDCRGYGDRKYVPGRFDLPEIAGDVLALADQLGWERFSLVGHSMGGKAMQQVLVDAPHRVNRMVGLAPVPAGAYPMDDATHELFYGASKDPAKRRAIIDLVTGHRASPVWLDRMVRHSLDISREEAHAAYLASWQSLDLSEAVADAAKRYAVPVRVVVGAYDLALTADLMRETWQRWYPQAEIVTIEGSGHYPMHETPVALATTVEEFLRA
- a CDS encoding Uma2 family endonuclease — protein: MALAAPERGPYAIGEEADCASVEEAFEALSAASPEGWRVELIEGEIRVVPPANGEHEEIVAEVADQVAGRRKDAKLRTRTGLGLNVPGVSITGKVVPDLVIAPKGSFSDRLEYHDPSPVMLVGEVTSKSTAEQDRGPKLRGYARAGIPFYLLVDREAEQVTLYSEPKGDRYTRLSAVALSKTIALPAPFDFEIDTGEF
- a CDS encoding DeoR/GlpR family DNA-binding transcription regulator, whose amino-acid sequence is MADTGGTPDASAPAGTPAPATAPETKLGPKDRRKRIADRVLAEGQVSIEDLVQELGVSQMTVHRDLDSLEHQGWLRKVRGGATAAPNALFESNARWRGNEQVAAKEAICAAALAIAEPGQAVIIDDSSTALPLARSLASRGAYTVITNSLQVINELAEEPDIRVIALGGEYHAAFNAFLGMSTADIARSFRADVAFLSTSAVDNGHCYHQAQENVLVKRALMAAARRKVLLVDHSKFGRQALYSLAPLADFDLVISDEQLPQEERDALQSLGVRYELATEGAHRA
- a CDS encoding alpha/beta hydrolase — encoded protein: MPAVHVDPELAPVLEQLPPLLDPYADIEGTRTGMHALARHFPADRYGVTSERFAVPRPDGSRLAVEVYRPADVPGPLPAVLHFHGGGYTFGQAPPGEDRTAIGLVREVRAAVVSVEYRLAPEHPCPAAVEDCYLALEWTAGQAAALGVDAARLAVGGQSAGGGLAAAVALMARDRGGPALVHQSLVVPDLDDTAGTGPTPANGDPRLPDGAFIQQGWRHYAPEGAAAYPYAAAARATDLRGLPAACVVVCGLDPLRDTGLAYARRLRDAGVRVALHHVPGAWHGFEMFAPDSRLARETTARWTGLLRAALHGDRAPLSRTPSPPARA
- a CDS encoding amidase; amino-acid sequence: MTHAPSPTPAPTSPFTPLPHHLSLTEAARLIEDRALSPVELTTSVLDRIAAVEEKAGAYVTVTAEAALDSAAEAEREIAAGRHRGPLHGIPVALKDLIDVAGVPTTASSRVRDGHTPDADAAVTERLRAAGAVLTGKTHTHEFAYGLTTPQTRNAWSPEHVAGGSSGGSAAAVATGTATFALGTDTGGSIRVPAALNHVVGLKPTYGLISRHGVTSLSWSLDHVGPITRTAGDAALVLQALAGHDPRDPASLDRPHEDYTRALGEPLTGLRIGVPANYYFDRVQPQVAAAVRAAVDALTALGATAIPVHVPMTEYVHAVQWGHMVPEATAYHQDTLRAVPDLYSDDVRMLLEVGEFFPATDYIRAQRTRTLMHRSWLHLFDGIDVLAAPTVPATAARTDQTTFTWPDGSTESVSDAYVRLSAPANITGFPALSLPVGFDDQGLPIGMQLIGRPLGEATLLQLGHAYETAHRPVPRIAPA
- a CDS encoding bifunctional 3'-5' exonuclease/DNA polymerase, whose translation is MRWVIGGTGDGRVVACAVDAAGRPVGVPVRAAGVAEAVRACPEAERWVWRSTAETYRKLLAAGVRVERCYDVEAAEALLIGHEEGQSGQPRSLAAAWARRHRLPVPGDPPVRGAETQPSLFEPGPVPLPPGVDEFTALLEVYAGQLERTERAEHPGRMRLLLAAESAGMLVAAEMRRAGLPWRADVHRELLDELLGERYPGGLEPRRMAGLAEEVSRAFGEGVRVRPDLPGEIVKAFAGAGITLRSTRKWELQEIRHPAVAPLLEYKRLYRLHTAHGWAWLQQWVHEGRFRPEYLPGGTVSGRWTTNGGGALQIPKVVRRAVVADPGWRLVVADAEQMEPRVLAAVSRDRGLMEVAGSGRDLYADLAARAFGGDRAQAKLGLLGAIYGQTSGDALKHMADLRRRYPDAVEYVDAAARAGEEGRLVRTWLGRTCPPVSVAPPDEAGLPQEENVPAYGSTASARARGRFTRNFVVQGSAADWALLMLAALRRSLAPLRAELVFFQHDEVIVHAPEEEAGTVAAAVAEAAELAGRTAFGVTPVRFPFSTAVVECYADAK